A genomic window from Arthrobacter sp. FW305-BF8 includes:
- a CDS encoding zinc-binding dehydrogenase, with amino-acid sequence MRAPADTIIPLDDALSFETGAAVGCGTGTAWGGLQRLGDIGGATIAVFGQGPVGLSATLLAAARGARVIAIDPMPSRLEHAARVGAEATLNPTECDVPTAVRDLTGGSGVPLVLETSGASPAIADGLGVLAPWGKIALIGLGGEVRFPVLGAHRLQISVLPSISMSIMAQRQCAEFIVSKNLDIDGLYSHRWRLDQVVEAYEWFDQQDAGKGVFLFDD; translated from the coding sequence ATGCGGGCTCCGGCCGACACGATCATCCCGCTTGACGACGCGCTGTCCTTCGAGACTGGGGCTGCGGTGGGGTGCGGGACCGGTACGGCATGGGGCGGGCTCCAGCGATTGGGTGATATTGGCGGAGCCACGATCGCGGTGTTCGGTCAAGGTCCCGTGGGGCTGTCGGCGACCCTGCTCGCCGCGGCGCGTGGCGCCAGGGTGATCGCAATCGACCCGATGCCGTCACGACTTGAGCATGCAGCGCGGGTGGGCGCCGAAGCAACGCTCAATCCGACGGAGTGCGATGTGCCGACGGCTGTTCGCGACCTAACCGGCGGCTCAGGAGTACCGCTGGTCCTCGAGACTTCCGGTGCCTCGCCCGCCATCGCCGACGGCCTCGGCGTGCTGGCACCGTGGGGAAAGATCGCCCTAATAGGCCTGGGCGGCGAGGTGAGATTCCCGGTTCTGGGCGCTCACCGGCTGCAGATCAGTGTGCTGCCGTCAATCTCAATGTCCATCATGGCGCAGCGTCAGTGTGCGGAGTTTATCGTGTCTAAGAACCTGGACATCGACGGCCTCTACAGCCATCGATGGCGCTTGGACCAAGTGGTCGAAGCTTACGAATGGTTCGACCAGCAGGATGCCGGCAAGGGCGTGTTCCTGTTCGACGACTGA
- a CDS encoding ABC transporter permease has protein sequence MHNEVLVPGGVDRAPSSQNHARSSPRRTDLKYRVPSKYLASWIALAAVLIIAIVVQPATFDRFSVLLITALAGCLLLASLGQNLVVMVGAIDLSVPALITLAAALSAHLVGEVGSLEAFLIIVVASAGISAISGALIAYLRLNALIVTFAMNAVVASGLILWLGQSYSSAGQADKWLVDIASGSWLNVSSVFWLALAVAGAVAFLLSHTRLGRRVAAIGDNRQAAHILGVRTGLGITTTFACAGICYALAGMALAGVVKIPNATIGAQYQLTTITVVAIAGTSFAGGGSSIAALSGAALLLPTLTQILALQNLSPGALYIVQSVLLVGAVSLNIWSQLGRNGWHRLRSRFSSPVTSP, from the coding sequence ATGCACAACGAAGTGCTGGTACCAGGCGGCGTTGATCGCGCCCCGTCGTCACAGAATCACGCTAGATCATCACCGAGGCGTACCGACTTAAAGTATCGGGTGCCGTCAAAGTACCTTGCGAGCTGGATTGCGCTGGCCGCCGTATTGATCATCGCGATCGTCGTGCAGCCCGCGACGTTTGACCGTTTCTCCGTCTTGCTCATCACGGCGCTGGCCGGATGCCTACTGCTCGCCAGCCTTGGCCAGAACCTTGTCGTGATGGTTGGAGCCATCGACCTTTCCGTGCCTGCATTGATAACCCTCGCCGCGGCCTTGAGCGCACACCTTGTGGGTGAGGTCGGAAGCCTCGAAGCCTTCCTCATTATCGTCGTGGCGAGCGCAGGGATCAGTGCAATCAGTGGTGCGCTGATCGCATACCTTCGGCTCAACGCTCTCATCGTGACATTCGCCATGAACGCAGTCGTCGCCTCCGGGCTGATCCTCTGGCTGGGTCAGAGTTACTCCAGTGCTGGACAAGCCGACAAGTGGCTGGTGGACATCGCGAGCGGCAGCTGGCTAAACGTCAGCTCCGTGTTCTGGTTGGCACTCGCGGTCGCCGGGGCAGTGGCATTCCTGCTCTCGCACACACGCCTCGGCCGTCGCGTGGCCGCAATCGGAGACAACAGGCAAGCCGCCCACATCCTGGGCGTGCGTACCGGACTGGGCATCACTACGACGTTTGCTTGCGCTGGCATTTGCTATGCGCTCGCGGGGATGGCCCTTGCGGGGGTCGTCAAGATCCCGAATGCCACAATCGGCGCCCAGTACCAGCTGACGACGATCACAGTTGTTGCTATCGCCGGAACGTCATTCGCAGGCGGCGGGTCTTCGATCGCAGCTCTCAGCGGCGCGGCCCTGCTCCTTCCCACCCTCACGCAGATACTTGCACTGCAGAACCTGAGCCCCGGTGCCCTGTACATCGTGCAGAGCGTGTTACTGGTCGGCGCGGTCTCTCTGAACATCTGGTCGCAGCTTGGCCGCAACGGCTGGCACCGCCTCCGTTCTCGATTCTCTTCCCCTGTGACGAGCCCATGA
- a CDS encoding NAD-dependent epimerase/dehydratase family protein — protein MVTGVGFVGGYAVRDLLEAGQDVVIYGYLGGTGDPNGELPELEYVDYLIGGGVRDRVKVVVGDVGNLDDMTRAAEQHGVRAIMHFASLLPTATEAQPWLGAQVNVMGTANVFETAARLSMDKVVWASSSSVFGSRSVGPSGVVNDDSVFDPHFGYGAAKLMGEKMARSYAEKYGLNITGVRPMRVYGFGEHVKLSRGGGSSWLAELLYKPALGLGPSKVPFGHRSIGLLYVEDLIAGMLAALEFQEPDGAASYLIDGDYRPIREAVDFVRKLLPEAQIEVEDADLKLAPGATLLFEMKTDSSKAAEAFGYRARHGMEAGVYRTINRNRIFAGLPELPEPPEAAVKPLELGTTHA, from the coding sequence ATGGTGACCGGGGTGGGTTTTGTTGGCGGATATGCGGTTCGTGATCTGCTGGAGGCCGGCCAGGACGTGGTGATCTACGGATACCTGGGCGGTACGGGGGATCCCAACGGCGAGCTGCCCGAACTCGAGTACGTGGACTACCTGATCGGGGGCGGGGTGCGCGACAGGGTTAAGGTCGTCGTCGGTGACGTCGGAAACCTCGATGACATGACGCGCGCCGCCGAGCAGCATGGGGTTAGGGCGATCATGCATTTCGCTTCCCTGCTGCCGACTGCCACTGAGGCGCAGCCGTGGCTCGGGGCCCAAGTGAACGTCATGGGCACGGCGAATGTGTTCGAGACGGCGGCCCGGCTCAGCATGGACAAGGTCGTGTGGGCGAGCAGCAGCAGCGTGTTCGGTTCGCGGTCCGTTGGCCCTTCTGGGGTCGTTAACGACGACAGCGTCTTCGACCCGCACTTCGGTTACGGTGCCGCCAAGCTCATGGGCGAGAAGATGGCCCGGTCGTACGCGGAGAAGTACGGCCTGAACATCACCGGCGTTCGTCCGATGCGGGTCTATGGCTTCGGCGAGCATGTCAAGCTGAGTCGGGGAGGAGGCAGTTCCTGGCTCGCTGAGCTGCTGTACAAGCCCGCCCTCGGGCTGGGCCCCAGCAAGGTTCCGTTCGGGCACCGCAGCATCGGCCTCCTGTACGTGGAGGATCTTATTGCCGGAATGCTCGCCGCACTTGAGTTCCAGGAGCCGGACGGGGCTGCGAGCTATCTGATCGACGGTGATTACCGTCCAATCCGCGAAGCGGTCGACTTCGTGCGCAAACTTCTTCCGGAGGCGCAGATTGAAGTCGAAGACGCCGATCTCAAGCTGGCGCCCGGAGCGACGCTGCTCTTCGAGATGAAAACCGATTCCAGCAAGGCGGCCGAGGCGTTCGGGTACCGTGCCCGCCACGGCATGGAGGCCGGCGTCTACCGCACGATCAACAGGAACCGCATCTTCGCCGGGTTGCCCGAGCTTCCCGAGCCGCCAGAGGCGGCTGTGAAGCCCCTAGAGCTCGGTACTACGCATGCATAA
- a CDS encoding substrate-binding domain-containing protein translates to MNPDLGNEKLAPEISTVFHSAATPLTADQEKIWNECIGQAICQTGRGDKTVAVIDDVANPVLSLAYGELLAQAIQSGQVSKIIHSKANGDVNQYLTAFRQAIAQNVSMIFSEMNTFGKQLGPVLNEAKAAGIPVVNGTTILPEDIAKNLGVEIYGSPCDMWTKAAPILTKHLADKGITSPTYAEFSGPAGNSYAASWQPCAERELDALGWTKVYTGYDVWTPQGQSQAVAALLASGKKPNAVVLDISPVQFLQGYIDSGSQLPLIAVSGSVDINALKDVRAAQQKGANPDVWSMSSQLVLFRLALVAGLEVTGGGSASSSRMMYPLSMVPFTDTLKTANLNVNGNAAAGSLLTPDQQNEAIKH, encoded by the coding sequence ATGAACCCCGACTTGGGCAACGAAAAGCTGGCCCCCGAGATCAGCACGGTCTTCCACTCGGCGGCGACACCGCTCACAGCGGACCAGGAGAAAATTTGGAACGAGTGCATCGGTCAAGCCATTTGCCAAACCGGACGTGGCGACAAAACGGTGGCAGTCATCGATGACGTGGCGAACCCCGTGCTCAGCCTCGCGTACGGTGAGCTCTTGGCCCAGGCGATCCAGTCCGGACAGGTAAGCAAGATCATCCATTCAAAGGCGAATGGCGACGTAAACCAGTACCTTACTGCCTTCCGTCAGGCAATCGCACAAAACGTAAGCATGATCTTCAGCGAAATGAATACGTTCGGCAAGCAGCTTGGACCCGTATTGAACGAGGCCAAAGCAGCGGGCATACCGGTAGTTAACGGAACGACCATTCTGCCCGAAGACATCGCAAAGAATCTCGGCGTCGAGATTTACGGCTCGCCCTGCGACATGTGGACCAAGGCGGCACCAATACTGACGAAGCACTTGGCCGACAAGGGCATCACCAGTCCAACGTATGCGGAGTTCAGCGGCCCTGCTGGCAACTCCTACGCTGCGTCATGGCAGCCGTGTGCGGAGCGAGAACTTGATGCTCTCGGCTGGACCAAGGTCTACACGGGTTACGACGTCTGGACTCCACAGGGGCAATCACAGGCCGTGGCCGCACTCCTTGCCTCGGGCAAAAAGCCTAACGCCGTCGTGCTCGACATCTCCCCCGTGCAGTTCCTCCAGGGTTATATCGATAGCGGGAGCCAGCTTCCGCTGATAGCCGTCTCCGGCTCAGTCGATATCAACGCGCTGAAGGACGTCCGCGCGGCACAACAAAAAGGAGCGAACCCTGATGTCTGGTCGATGTCCAGTCAGCTCGTCCTCTTCCGCCTTGCGCTAGTTGCCGGACTGGAGGTGACGGGCGGAGGTTCTGCGTCGTCGAGCCGAATGATGTATCCGCTCAGCATGGTCCCTTTTACTGACACCCTTAAGACGGCGAATCTGAATGTCAATGGCAATGCAGCCGCCGGCTCTCTTTTGACGCCCGACCAGCAGAACGAAGCAATCAAGCATTGA